The genomic region GGGGGATCCGCATATCGGCGTGGTTCACGTTGTTGATGGAAACCATTTCAATCGGAGTCTTGGCCGTCCTCATGATTGTCTTCTTCGCCTTCAACGCGCCGAAAATCAATCTCGGGAGTGTGTTTGTCTGGGACGGAAATTTTGATGCGTTACCGATCGGAATCGTCGTCGCCGTAAGTGCCTTTGTCGGCTTCGAAAGCCCGACCACACTGGGAGGCGAGGCGCACAGGCCCTTCATCAGCGTCCCACGGGCCATCACGTGGACCCCCATCCTCATGGGTGTGCTTTGTCTTCTTGCCGTGGCCGCCCAGGACGTAGCCCTCAAGGAGGCACCGCTAAGCATCGCGGCCAGCCACACTCCGTTATCTGACCTGTTTTCCCAGAGTTCCCCTGCGTTCGCCGCAGTCCTTGACTTGGGAATCGCGGCCTCGTGGTTTGCGTGCTCGATCGCCTCTGTAAACGCCCTTGCCCGGATATTTTTCTGTATGGGCAGAGAAGGCGTTGCGCCGCGAATAGTGGGCCGGACCCATCCCGCCTTTCGAACCCCTTCGGGGGCAATCATGGTCATAATGCCGGTAATTGCCATCGTTCCCATCGCGGTGATCATCTCCGGTGCGAGCCCCGAGCGGGCCCTCGTGAACCTCTTGACGCTGGGCGCCTACGGATACCTGGGGTCCTATATCCTTGCCAGCGCGTCTCTGCCCTTCTTCCTGCGCCGGATAGGGGAGGACACTTATGCCAGCTGGGTACTGGGAGCAGCGACCACCCTGGCCCTCGGGGCGGTGTTCTGGACGGCTACGGAGGTATCGGTTCGCACAGGCAACCTGCAGACCGTCGTCTACGGCGGTGTACTCCTTGCCAGCGTCATTTACGCCAGGTTCCTTCAGCTCCGGTTACCTACGCGTCTGGCGTCCGTCGGCATCTACGACGAGACGAGGGAATTAGACCTCTTTCATGGCAGGCCCACCCCATGAACTACAGGCCCACACACTCCAAGCCCAGCACAGCGTTAAACTCGCTCAGGATCTTGGAGGTTGTGGCACGGTTCGGCACCGGGACAACGGCGAAAGAAATCACCGATGCCCTGCAGATGCCTCAGGCGACCGCCTACCGGATCCTGAATTCGCTCGTCGCGGACGAGTACCTGGCCCGCACATCCGACCTCCGCGGATTCGCACTCGGACAGGCGATTTCAGGCCTGATTACGGCTGCGACGCCCCCAACCATTCCCACCGCAGCCCGCACCGTAATAGAAGAGTTCCGGAGTGGAAACCGGTTCGCAGTGCACCTCATAATGTTCCGGAATGCTTCCCTCAGAATCGCCGATGAAGATCCGGATTATCCCCTCCACTCAGTTTCCGAAATGCTCCGGTATCCACACGCCTCCGCCGCAGGGAAATTGATGCTCGCTGAACTTGGCGATTCGGCCTCCCCTCTCCCGAGAGGGCCGCTGATGAAGCTGACACAGCACACGCTCACAGAGGCGCAACTGGAAGGGCAACTCGCAGAAATACGGTTCAAAGGCGAGGCCTCGGAAATCAACGAACTGGCACAAGGATCCGCCAGTCTGGCACTTCCAGTAAGACTTCCCAGCAAGCCCGCCGGCGCAGCCCTCTGCCTCTCCGGCCCCGCAGAACGGTTCGCTACAATCTGCGAACACGCCGGAGCGGCCCGTGAACTGACCTCCCGCCTGGCACCTTTCCTGTTCTGATTAACAAACCGGGCGATCACCGGTGAAGCCGGCACTCCCCCGGCCGGCCGGCCCTCAAGCAGCGTCCTTCCCGCGGGGCACTCGATGAACGATCTCGCCGGCCCGTGATCGTCCTCCACGAAGCCCACCGCTGAGCCAGCAACGCTTTCCCTGTCGCCTGCTGGATGGTGCGGTGAGCCCGCACTTAGATACGGGAGTAGCCGGCTCCTTCGAAATGCAGGAGGCGCCTGGCTCCTGTTCCAAGTCATCACCGATGGCTGTGAGAAACGCAGTCTGATCATCACCACCAGCCTCGAAATCAGTGCGCTGGGGAACCGTGTACGGCGACAACATGGCAGCCGGGAATGGAACGCCCGTGCGGCCGTCCGGCCGACATCATAAGAACGGCCCAGCCTTCTTTGGGATGCGGGGCCGTTCTGCTGTTCCTACGGCGTGTCTCCTTACGTTTGGGGTGCACAGCATTGAAAGATGCGCCATGCGTGGCGAGCAGTTCCGCGCGGTCGACTGCCTCAGACACAAGTACCGCCCCTTTTCTTTGAGGAGCTGGTGGTCCCCTGCCGACAGCCGGCGCCGGAGTACTATCCCGGTAAGGTTGCCCGCCCAGACCGGAAACTGCCAGACTGGCAACTGTGAAGTCTGCGAGATCGTAGTCGAACAAACGGAGCGGAACCCTAGCAGCGCACCGATCCTGCCGTTCGTGCGGGAACCCGGTAACCGTTGAGCAATGAATCTGATCTAAGCAGGGGGAATCGGATGTCAGTTCTGGACGATCAACTAAAAAGACTGCAAGCAGACCTGGCGGGACGGGAGCGTTGGGCTGTCTGTCTTCAGCGCCATATCGCGGAATTCCAAGATGAACTAGCCGTGCACGAAGCGATTATTACGCTCGGCCGAGACCCTTCAGTCCTGCGGGTGATTGAGGAACTTTTCGACCGGCCAGGGCTGGGGGAGGAAATCGCCCGAGATCCTCGGTCCTTCTTCTCCAATCGGGGGGTTAGCCTTCCCGAGGATGCGACGGTGACCGTCGTGGGCGGGATGCCAAGCCCAGCCATAGAGATCCGCGTTCGTACGGCGGCCTTCGAGTATGGCGTGGGTTGGTCGCGGCGCGACGGGTTCTACGTCCTTTCCCAGCAGCCGGCTTTGGAAGCCTAAACCGAAGCGCAATAGCTTTTTCCAGCTGACACGAATCGAGGGTTGGCCGTGACTCTGACAATCTCGGTGTACGAAAAACAGGGTCTCTGCCGGGGCCCTGCAATCCAGAACGCCAGCTTCAGGGCGGTAAGCAACCAACTCGTCATCTACGACATCCCCCTGCGCATCGTGTCGTCCCCCGGGCCACTCAACCCCGGCGCAGCGACTTACGAGGTCATGGACTCGGCGCTCTTCCCGGGCACCCTTTGGACACTGCGGGTGGGAGCACCGAAGTACGACTCGTGGGACTTCCAGGTTAAGAACGGGGAAACCCACGAGGTCTGGCTTTCTCGCACACCCGGGTGAGGGTAACAGAGTACGGCGGTGTCTCTCAGCTTCGACAAAGAAGACTACAAAGGCCGAGAACGTCGTCGAACGGAACTTCTACATCGTCAAGCAATGGCGGGCCCTGTCAGCACGCTACGACAAACTCGCACTGACCTACCGCGGCGGAGCAGTTCTCCCGGCAGTCCAAATCTCGCCCACAGCATTAGGAGACACGCCTAGATGACAGTGGCCGGTTCGAGAGCGCCGGCCGCGGCGGATGGAGCCGCGCCGGGGTGCGGTTCGAAGCGGACGAACATGGCTTTGAAGCCGGGGGTGTTGGATTCGCGGGCGACGTTTTCCTTGTGGACCAGGGCGTTGGCTTCGGGGAAGTAGGCTGCGGCGCAGCCCTTGGCCGTGGGGTAGGCCACGAGCCGGAATTTCTCGGCCTGCCGGTCGTGGCCGCGGAAGGTGCTCACGACGTCCACGAGGTCGCGGTCCTGGAAGCCGAGTTCGGCGAGGTCCTCCGGGTGGACGAGGATCACGCGGCGGCCGCCGGAGATCCCGCGGTAGCGGTCGTCCAGGCCGTAGAACGTGGTGTTGTACTGGTCGTGGCTGCGGATGGTCTGCAGGACCAGGTGCCCGGCCGGGGGCGTGAGGTATTCCAGGGGGCTGACGGTGAAGCGGCCGCGGCCGATGTCCGTGGCGAAGGAGCGGGTGTCCCGTGGCGGGTTGGGCAGCACGAAGCCGTTTTTGGTCCGGACCCGGGTGTTGAAGTCTCCGAAGCCGGGGATGACGCGGGAGATGTGGTCCCGGATGACGTCGTAGTCCTCGGCCATGGCCTTCCAGTCCACGGGATGGTCCTCGCCGAAGGTGGCGTCGGCCATGCGTGCGACGATGACGGGTTCGGCGAGCAGGTGCTCGGAGACCGGCTGGAGCCGGCCCCGGGTGGAGTGGACCACGGACATGGAGTCCTCCACGGACAGGAACTGGGCGCCCGTGGGGTGTTTGTCGTCCTTGTCCGTCCGGCCCAGGGTGGGCAGGATGAGCGAGGTGCGGCCGTGCACCACGTGGGACCGGTTGGGTTTGGTGGAGATGTGCACGGTCAGGCCGATCCGCTGCATCCCCGCCTCCAGGGTTTCCGTGTCGGAGCAGGCCAGGGAGAAGTTGCCGCCCATGGACACGAACACGTCCACGTCGTCGCGCTCGAACGCCTCCATCGCCTCCACGGCGTCGAAGCCGTGGCCGCGGGGCGAGGTGATCCCGAACTCGGTGTCCAGGGCCGTCAGGAGCCATTCCTTCGGTTTCTCCCAGATGCCCATGGTCCGGTCGCCCTGGACGTTGGAGTGCCCGCGGACCGGGCAGGCGCCGGCGCCGGGTTTGCCGAAATTGCCCTGCAGCAGCAGGACGTTGACCATTTCCTTGATGGTGTCCACCGAGTGCGGCTGCTGCGTGACGCCCAGGGCCCAGCAGAAGATCGTGGCCTTGGACCGGATGAGCATGCCGGCCACGTCCTGGATCTGGGCCCGGGTCAGGCCCGTGGCCTTCTCGGTCTCCTCCCAGTCCAGGACCCGGCGGGCCGCGCGGTAGGCGTCGAAGCCGTCGGTCTGCGCCGCAAGGAAGGAATGGTCGACGACGGTGCCCGGGTTGCGTTCTTCCTCGGCCAGGAGCAGGTGTCCCAGGGCCTGGAACAGGGCCAGGTCCCCGCCGACCTTGATCTGCAGGTACTCATCGGCCAGCGGCGTGCCGCCGCCCACGACGCCCGAGATGGTCTGCGGGTCCTTGAAGTTGAACAATCCGGCCTCGGGCAGCGGGTTCACCGCCACCACCTTGCCGCCGCTGTCCTTGCATTCCTTCAGCGCGGACAGCATGCGGGGGTGGTTGGTGCCGGGGTTCTGCCCGACGACGAAGATCAGCTCCGCGTCGTGGATGTCCTCCAGGGACACGGTCCCCTTGCCGATCCCGATGGTCGGGTTCAGCGCCGAGCCGGAGGACTCGTGGCACATGTTCGAGCAGTCCGGCAGGTTGTTGGTGCCCAGGGCCCGGGCGAACAGCTGGTACATGAACGCCGTCTCATTCGCCGTGCGCCCCGAGGTGTAGAACACGCAGCGCTCGGGCGTGGATGCCCGGAGGTGCTCGCCAATGAGCCCGAACGCGTCCGCCCAGGAAATCGGCGAATAGTGCGTCTCCCCGTCCCGGATCACCACAGGTTCGCTGAGCCGGCCCTGGTTGCCCAGCCAGTACTCGCTCTTCCCCGCCAGCTCCGCGATGGAATGCCGGGCCCAGAACTCCGCGCCCACGGTCCGCAGCGTGTTTTCCTCGGCCACGGCCTTCGCGCCGTTCTCGCAGAACTCGGCGGCCTTGCGCTTCGTGGCCGATTCCGGCCAGGCGCAGCCCGGGCAGTCGAAGCCGCCCTGCTGGTTCAACCGCAGCAGCGACTGAGCCGTGCGGGTCACCCCGGCCTGCGCCACCGCGCGTTCCAGCGCCACCATCACGGCCTTGACCCCGGCGGCCTCGGTCTTGGGCTTGTGGACCTGGAGCTCGTCCTCGTTGATGTCCGCGACGGGGGCGGGCTGTTTCCCGAACTTCATTGTTCCAACTTTCCTAACCGCTAAATTCCTGCTGGTCCGCTCGCAAGTATGGCGCGCCAGCCTTTCCTGGCGCGCCTTACTGGATGTTTGTT from Arthrobacter sp. NicSoilB8 harbors:
- a CDS encoding APC family permease; the protein is MSARGDRFITSRSPVEGLSRRKLSFLPVFAQAVAGVAPAGAMSVIPALVFPGLVFGSNGPNLVLTFSIAMAVMVLVSFCLRPMAKRMAAVSGLYSYTAKGLGQRTAITAGWSAMFGYGLVAMASLLLVGVYVIQLFVNLGVPLADPKVFEVMVILAAAGAACFLMVRGIRISAWFTLLMETISIGVLAVLMIVFFAFNAPKINLGSVFVWDGNFDALPIGIVVAVSAFVGFESPTTLGGEAHRPFISVPRAITWTPILMGVLCLLAVAAQDVALKEAPLSIAASHTPLSDLFSQSSPAFAAVLDLGIAASWFACSIASVNALARIFFCMGREGVAPRIVGRTHPAFRTPSGAIMVIMPVIAIVPIAVIISGASPERALVNLLTLGAYGYLGSYILASASLPFFLRRIGEDTYASWVLGAATTLALGAVFWTATEVSVRTGNLQTVVYGGVLLASVIYARFLQLRLPTRLASVGIYDETRELDLFHGRPTP
- a CDS encoding IclR family transcriptional regulator C-terminal domain-containing protein translates to MNYRPTHSKPSTALNSLRILEVVARFGTGTTAKEITDALQMPQATAYRILNSLVADEYLARTSDLRGFALGQAISGLITAATPPTIPTAARTVIEEFRSGNRFAVHLIMFRNASLRIADEDPDYPLHSVSEMLRYPHASAAGKLMLAELGDSASPLPRGPLMKLTQHTLTEAQLEGQLAEIRFKGEASEINELAQGSASLALPVRLPSKPAGAALCLSGPAERFATICEHAGAARELTSRLAPFLF
- a CDS encoding FdhF/YdeP family oxidoreductase — encoded protein: MKFGKQPAPVADINEDELQVHKPKTEAAGVKAVMVALERAVAQAGVTRTAQSLLRLNQQGGFDCPGCAWPESATKRKAAEFCENGAKAVAEENTLRTVGAEFWARHSIAELAGKSEYWLGNQGRLSEPVVIRDGETHYSPISWADAFGLIGEHLRASTPERCVFYTSGRTANETAFMYQLFARALGTNNLPDCSNMCHESSGSALNPTIGIGKGTVSLEDIHDAELIFVVGQNPGTNHPRMLSALKECKDSGGKVVAVNPLPEAGLFNFKDPQTISGVVGGGTPLADEYLQIKVGGDLALFQALGHLLLAEEERNPGTVVDHSFLAAQTDGFDAYRAARRVLDWEETEKATGLTRAQIQDVAGMLIRSKATIFCWALGVTQQPHSVDTIKEMVNVLLLQGNFGKPGAGACPVRGHSNVQGDRTMGIWEKPKEWLLTALDTEFGITSPRGHGFDAVEAMEAFERDDVDVFVSMGGNFSLACSDTETLEAGMQRIGLTVHISTKPNRSHVVHGRTSLILPTLGRTDKDDKHPTGAQFLSVEDSMSVVHSTRGRLQPVSEHLLAEPVIVARMADATFGEDHPVDWKAMAEDYDVIRDHISRVIPGFGDFNTRVRTKNGFVLPNPPRDTRSFATDIGRGRFTVSPLEYLTPPAGHLVLQTIRSHDQYNTTFYGLDDRYRGISGGRRVILVHPEDLAELGFQDRDLVDVVSTFRGHDRQAEKFRLVAYPTAKGCAAAYFPEANALVHKENVARESNTPGFKAMFVRFEPHPGAAPSAAAGALEPATVI